From a single Methylosinus sp. H3A genomic region:
- the rimO gene encoding 30S ribosomal protein S12 methylthiotransferase RimO — MQNVPADPPAPAKEAPRVSFVSLGCPKALVDSERILTRLRAEGYELTRTHAGADVVVVNTCGFLDSAKAESLEAIGAALKENGKVVVTGCMGAEPQAITERFPDVLAITGPQAYESVVEAVHAVAAPSHDPFLDLVPEQGVKLTPRHYAYLKISEGCDNSCSFCIIPHLRGSLASRPAGEVLREAERLVKAGVKELLVISQDTSAYGRDLRYSESQWGDRAVRARFLDLTKELGSLGAWVRLHYVYPYPHVDEVVELMAQGNILPYLDIPFQHAAPSVLKAMKRPANEEKTLERIKAWRRICPDLALRSTFIVGFPGETEEDFAYLLDWLEEAEIDRAGAFRYEPVAGAPANDLPLDAIAPEVKDQRWKRFMERQQKVSARLLKRKIGKRLQVLVDEPGGGATGLARGRSKSDAPQIDGTVHISSRRPLRAGDIVTVKIDRADAYDLYGAAV; from the coding sequence ATGCAGAACGTCCCCGCCGATCCGCCCGCGCCGGCCAAAGAAGCGCCGCGCGTCTCCTTCGTCTCGCTCGGCTGCCCCAAGGCGCTCGTCGACAGCGAGCGCATTCTCACGCGCCTGCGCGCCGAGGGCTATGAACTCACCCGCACCCATGCGGGGGCCGATGTCGTAGTGGTGAACACCTGCGGCTTTCTGGACAGCGCCAAGGCAGAATCGCTGGAGGCGATCGGCGCGGCGCTGAAGGAGAATGGCAAGGTCGTCGTCACCGGCTGCATGGGCGCCGAACCGCAGGCGATCACCGAGCGCTTCCCCGACGTTCTCGCGATCACCGGCCCGCAGGCCTATGAGAGCGTGGTCGAGGCCGTCCACGCCGTCGCCGCGCCGAGCCATGACCCGTTTCTCGATCTCGTGCCCGAGCAGGGCGTCAAGCTCACGCCGCGCCATTACGCCTATCTCAAAATCTCGGAAGGCTGCGACAATAGCTGCTCCTTCTGCATCATTCCGCATTTGCGCGGCTCGCTGGCCTCGCGGCCTGCGGGCGAGGTGCTGCGCGAGGCCGAGCGGCTGGTGAAGGCGGGCGTCAAGGAGCTGCTCGTCATCTCGCAGGACACCAGCGCCTATGGCCGTGATCTGCGCTATTCCGAGAGCCAATGGGGCGACCGCGCCGTGCGCGCGCGCTTCCTCGATCTCACAAAGGAACTCGGCTCACTCGGGGCCTGGGTGCGGCTACATTATGTCTATCCCTATCCGCATGTGGACGAGGTCGTCGAGCTGATGGCGCAGGGCAATATCCTGCCCTATCTCGACATTCCTTTTCAGCACGCCGCCCCTTCCGTGCTGAAGGCGATGAAGCGCCCCGCCAATGAGGAAAAGACGCTGGAGCGGATAAAGGCGTGGCGGCGCATCTGCCCCGATCTCGCGCTGCGCTCCACTTTCATCGTCGGCTTCCCCGGCGAGACGGAGGAGGATTTCGCCTATCTGCTCGATTGGCTGGAGGAGGCGGAAATCGACCGCGCCGGCGCCTTCCGCTACGAGCCCGTGGCCGGCGCGCCCGCCAATGATCTGCCGCTCGACGCCATAGCGCCCGAGGTGAAGGACCAGCGCTGGAAGCGCTTCATGGAGCGCCAGCAGAAGGTGAGCGCCCGCCTGCTGAAGCGCAAGATCGGCAAGCGCCTGCAGGTTCTGGTGGACGAGCCGGGCGGCGGCGCGACAGGCCTCGCGCGCGGACGCAGCAAATCGGACGCGCCGCAGATCGACGGAACGGTGCATATCTCTTCGCGCCGTCCGCTGCGCGCCGGCGACATTGTGACGGTGAAGATCGACCGCGCCGACGCCTATGATCTCTACGGCGCAGCGGTGTGA
- a CDS encoding beta-ketoacyl-ACP synthase III gives MLRTVILGTGSYAPAKVLTNADLEKMVATNGAWIVSRTGIEERRIAAPGESTSDLAAAAAKNALELAGVDPRELDLIIVATVTGDAQTPACAAFLQAKIGAENAFAFDVSAACAGSLYALSIADQFIKTGKVRRALVVGAETLSRVVDWTNRETCVLFGDAAGAMVLGPGEEEGRGLLSTSLRTDGTMTSILGIPRAYDPRQDGPTPGEAHKIKMRGREVYKVALRLLPEIVTEALAMAGLEAKDVDHVIAHQANARIIEASLASLGVPLEKCWMNISRFGNTSSASMPITLDEANRAGRLKKGDVIAMMAIGAGMTWGGAVLRW, from the coding sequence TTGCTCAGAACCGTCATACTCGGAACCGGATCCTACGCCCCCGCGAAGGTTCTGACCAACGCCGACCTCGAGAAAATGGTCGCGACCAATGGGGCCTGGATCGTCAGCCGCACCGGGATCGAGGAGCGCCGCATCGCCGCGCCGGGCGAATCCACCTCCGATTTGGCCGCCGCTGCGGCGAAAAACGCGCTGGAGCTGGCTGGCGTCGATCCGCGCGAGCTGGATCTCATCATCGTCGCCACAGTGACCGGCGACGCCCAGACGCCCGCCTGCGCAGCCTTTCTGCAGGCCAAGATCGGGGCCGAGAACGCTTTCGCCTTCGATGTCTCGGCCGCCTGCGCCGGCTCGCTCTATGCGCTCTCCATCGCCGATCAGTTCATCAAGACCGGCAAGGTTCGACGCGCGCTCGTGGTCGGGGCGGAGACTTTGAGCCGCGTCGTCGATTGGACGAATCGCGAGACTTGCGTGCTGTTCGGCGACGCCGCCGGCGCCATGGTGCTCGGTCCGGGTGAGGAGGAAGGCCGCGGCCTGCTCTCCACCAGTCTGCGCACCGATGGGACCATGACCAGCATTCTCGGCATTCCGCGCGCCTATGATCCGCGTCAGGACGGGCCGACGCCGGGGGAGGCGCATAAGATCAAGATGCGCGGCCGCGAGGTCTATAAGGTCGCGCTGCGCCTATTGCCGGAAATCGTCACCGAGGCGCTGGCCATGGCCGGCCTCGAGGCGAAGGATGTCGATCACGTCATCGCGCATCAGGCCAATGCCCGCATCATAGAGGCGTCGCTGGCGTCGCTCGGCGTGCCGCTCGAGAAATGCTGGATGAATATTTCCCGCTTCGGCAACACGTCGAGCGCCTCCATGCCGATCACTCTGGACGAGGCCAATCGCGCCGGCCGGCTGAAGAAAGGCGATGTGATCGCCATGATGGCGATCGGCGCCGGAATGACCTGGGGCGGCGCGGTGCTGCGCTGGTGA
- a CDS encoding isoprenylcysteine carboxylmethyltransferase family protein, with protein MKKLATAASAIFFTLAYLGVAALGAGGVSAFLVKPPLVALALVTLALAVAAAFSQGHLGAGEREDRGNRWVLAAFGVIGLLDAFLPAYTDRLDILTIGGDGLRWIGVILSVIGGVVRLWPVFVLGRRFSGLVAIQPGHELVTTGVYAHIRNPSYLGLLIGFVGWALAFRSIVGLLLAAATIPPLVARMKSEEALLASHFGATYEAYRARTARLVPGLY; from the coding sequence ATGAAAAAGCTCGCGACGGCCGCTTCCGCCATCTTCTTCACGCTCGCCTATCTCGGCGTCGCGGCGCTGGGCGCGGGCGGGGTTTCCGCCTTTCTCGTAAAGCCGCCGCTCGTCGCGCTGGCGCTCGTCACGCTGGCGCTCGCCGTCGCCGCCGCTTTCTCGCAGGGCCATCTCGGCGCCGGAGAGCGCGAGGATCGCGGCAATCGCTGGGTGCTCGCCGCTTTCGGCGTGATCGGCCTGCTCGACGCCTTCCTCCCCGCCTATACGGATCGCCTCGACATTCTCACGATCGGCGGCGACGGGCTGCGCTGGATCGGCGTCATCCTCTCTGTCATCGGCGGCGTGGTCCGTCTCTGGCCGGTGTTCGTGCTCGGGCGGCGCTTCAGCGGCCTCGTCGCCATACAGCCGGGTCACGAGCTGGTGACGACCGGCGTTTACGCCCATATCCGCAATCCGAGCTATCTCGGCCTTCTCATCGGCTTCGTCGGCTGGGCGCTCGCCTTTCGCTCCATCGTCGGCCTGCTGCTGGCAGCGGCGACGATCCCGCCGCTCGTCGCCCGCATGAAATCCGAGGAGGCGCTGCTCGCCTCCCATTTCGGCGCGACTTACGAGGCCTATCGCGCGCGCACCGCCCGGCTCGTTCCCGGCCTCTACTGA
- a CDS encoding FAD-dependent oxidoreductase, with amino-acid sequence MVRTPSIGIARRDFLNGLLIAAGGSAIVGSVPTRALAALAGASCDGPIGLDPRALRGGNLPSTFMVSHWLRDERLRFETGSVTVAPGCDEIAGTFPIIDESAGFDAIVIGGGLSGLSAAFHLLRERPRARVAILEAASRLGGNAGRDEGAPLPGPASTAGAYGAAPAADWLAQFYRALRVDWRAQSIPGPESSFYFDEFAPGAIAGRRWNIDTFEKGLAQLPYDARIVADFARAREAIRALGEKGLTDPADESDPALDDLSTIGLRHYLDEQLRCDPIVAQFFTAYTLTAFGGTAEQVNAHSALAFLSSEFTRGALFTYPGGTSEIARRAQRFLTQSETPPRIECDATALRIDPRSSNARAGASVVYFKDGGFRRVSARQIILAAPAQSARHLVAHVSDAARKEAWSGFHAAPIVTANVTLRRAAPLLELGLGYSQSWWGGRHFVNYIVADWMSDKRADPERQTTLTFYGGCDAPLDGLAEARMKLMHTPFSDYEDSLRNDLSRLMRGADFDFDRDVRALFLYRWGHSMLRPPPGFLFGATRDASGRLDRAQAPRRIACAPLGPVVFAGQHVEGAPSVESAVGSGRRAALQALKDQ; translated from the coding sequence ATGGTTCGAACGCCCTCGATCGGCATCGCGCGACGCGACTTTCTCAACGGATTGCTCATCGCCGCCGGCGGCTCCGCTATTGTCGGCAGCGTTCCGACGCGGGCGCTGGCGGCGCTCGCGGGCGCGTCCTGCGACGGGCCGATCGGCCTCGATCCGCGCGCGCTGCGCGGCGGCAATCTTCCGTCGACCTTCATGGTCTCGCATTGGCTGCGCGACGAGCGCCTGCGCTTCGAGACGGGCTCCGTCACGGTCGCGCCCGGCTGCGACGAGATCGCCGGGACTTTCCCCATCATCGACGAGAGCGCGGGTTTCGACGCCATCGTCATCGGCGGCGGTCTCTCCGGCCTTTCTGCGGCCTTTCATCTGTTGCGCGAGCGGCCGCGCGCGCGCGTGGCGATCCTCGAGGCCGCCTCCCGTCTCGGCGGCAACGCCGGCCGCGACGAGGGCGCGCCGCTTCCCGGCCCCGCCTCCACCGCAGGCGCCTATGGAGCCGCGCCCGCCGCCGATTGGCTCGCGCAATTCTATCGCGCGCTTCGAGTCGACTGGCGCGCGCAGAGCATCCCCGGCCCGGAGAGCAGCTTTTATTTCGACGAATTCGCCCCCGGCGCCATCGCCGGCCGTCGCTGGAACATCGACACGTTCGAAAAGGGCTTGGCCCAGCTTCCCTATGACGCGCGCATTGTCGCCGACTTCGCCCGCGCGCGTGAAGCGATCCGCGCGCTCGGCGAAAAAGGCCTCACCGATCCGGCGGATGAGAGCGATCCGGCGCTCGACGATCTCTCGACTATCGGCCTGAGGCATTACCTCGACGAGCAACTACGCTGCGATCCGATCGTCGCGCAATTCTTCACCGCCTATACGCTCACCGCATTCGGCGGAACCGCCGAACAGGTGAACGCCCATAGCGCGCTCGCATTCCTGTCGAGCGAATTCACGCGCGGCGCCCTCTTCACTTATCCGGGCGGAACTTCGGAGATCGCACGCCGCGCTCAGCGCTTTCTGACACAGAGCGAGACGCCGCCGCGCATCGAATGCGACGCCACGGCGCTGCGGATCGATCCGCGATCCTCCAACGCGCGCGCGGGCGCGAGCGTCGTCTATTTCAAGGACGGCGGTTTTCGCCGCGTCTCTGCGAGGCAGATCATCCTCGCCGCGCCGGCGCAGAGCGCGCGCCATCTCGTCGCGCATGTCTCCGACGCCGCGCGCAAGGAGGCCTGGAGCGGGTTCCATGCCGCGCCGATCGTCACCGCCAATGTGACGCTGCGCCGCGCTGCGCCGCTGCTGGAACTCGGTCTCGGCTATAGCCAGAGCTGGTGGGGCGGACGCCATTTCGTCAATTACATCGTCGCCGATTGGATGAGCGACAAGCGCGCCGATCCCGAGCGGCAAACGACGCTCACCTTCTATGGCGGCTGCGACGCGCCGCTCGACGGTCTCGCCGAAGCGCGCATGAAGCTGATGCACACGCCCTTTTCCGATTACGAAGACTCGCTCCGCAACGATCTGTCGCGGCTGATGCGCGGCGCGGATTTCGATTTCGATCGCGATGTGCGCGCGCTCTTCCTCTATCGCTGGGGCCACAGCATGTTGCGGCCGCCGCCGGGCTTCCTCTTCGGCGCGACGCGAGACGCGAGCGGAAGGCTCGACCGCGCCCAGGCGCCACGGCGCATCGCCTGCGCGCCACTGGGGCCCGTGGTTTTCGCCGGACAACATGTCGAAGGCGCTCCATCCGTGGAGAGCGCTGTCGGCTCCGGCCGGCGCGCCGCGCTTCAGGCTCTGAAGGACCAATAA
- the pheT gene encoding phenylalanine--tRNA ligase subunit beta: MKLTLSWLKDHLETSASLEEVVETLTRIGLEVEHLHDPAAQLKDFVIAHVIEAKPHPNADRLRVCSVDTGAGAPVQVVCGAPNARTGLKTVFSAPGTYIPAKKITLGKGVIRGVESLGMLCSAAELELSNDHDGIIELPEDAPIGAVYAKWAGLDDPVIEINLTPNRPDAAGIFGIARDLAAAGLGTLKTPTIEKIEGRFPNPQRVTLDFAEEDKHLAPLFALRLVRGVKNGPSPAWLQDRLRAIGLRPINALVDVTNYLTFDRARPQHVFDAKKVAGDLTVRRARAGEEMLALDGKTYALDADMVVIADDKGPESLAGVMGGEHSGCSDETTDVLIETALWDPANIAHTGRKLGISTDARYRFERGVDPAFALPGLELATKLVLEFCGGEASDIVVCGSAESPTRQLRFPWSETKRLTGLDVSREDATTILTRLGFIVEATPDEALVSVPTWRPDIEGKADLVEEIARIIGFDNIAAAPLPRAAGVTEPVLTLLQKRTRAARRALAARGLVEAVTWSFVSKEQAQAFGVADDHRLALANPIAAELSDMRPSLLPGLVTAAGRNAARGFPDVALFEVGQIFQSEDEKGQKIAAAGLRRGLALPAGAGRHWSAKERAVSVFDVKADALALLQTLGVATGGLQIVAGAPDWYHPGRSGALQFGPKAIIGHFGELHPRVLQALDVDGPIAAFEIILDALPAPKAKPTKAKPKLELSDLQPVSRDFAFLLDRAQPAGDLVRAVQNADRALITDVAVFDIYEGPGVPEGKKSVGVAVLLQPRDKTLTDAELEALAHKIVTEASKKTGAQLRG, encoded by the coding sequence ATGAAACTCACACTCTCCTGGCTGAAGGACCATCTCGAGACGAGCGCCTCGCTCGAGGAGGTCGTCGAAACTCTGACGCGCATCGGCCTCGAGGTCGAGCATCTGCACGATCCCGCTGCGCAGTTGAAAGACTTCGTCATCGCGCATGTGATCGAGGCGAAGCCGCATCCCAACGCCGATCGCCTGCGCGTCTGCTCGGTCGATACGGGCGCGGGCGCGCCTGTGCAGGTCGTCTGCGGCGCGCCCAATGCGCGCACGGGATTGAAGACCGTCTTCTCGGCGCCCGGAACCTATATTCCGGCCAAGAAGATCACGCTCGGCAAGGGCGTCATTCGCGGCGTCGAATCGCTCGGCATGCTGTGCTCCGCCGCCGAGCTGGAACTCTCCAACGATCATGACGGCATCATCGAATTGCCCGAGGACGCGCCCATCGGCGCCGTCTACGCCAAATGGGCCGGGCTCGACGATCCGGTCATCGAGATCAATCTGACGCCGAACCGCCCCGACGCCGCCGGCATATTCGGCATTGCGCGCGACCTCGCCGCGGCCGGACTCGGAACGCTGAAGACGCCCACGATCGAAAAAATCGAAGGCCGCTTCCCCAATCCGCAGCGCGTCACGCTGGATTTCGCGGAGGAAGACAAGCATCTCGCGCCGCTCTTCGCGCTGCGTCTGGTGCGCGGCGTGAAGAATGGGCCGAGCCCCGCCTGGCTGCAGGATCGCCTGCGCGCCATCGGCCTGCGCCCCATCAATGCGCTCGTCGACGTCACCAATTATCTGACCTTCGACCGCGCGCGTCCGCAGCATGTCTTCGACGCGAAAAAGGTCGCCGGCGATCTTACGGTGCGCCGCGCCCGCGCCGGCGAGGAGATGCTCGCGCTCGACGGCAAGACCTATGCGCTGGACGCGGACATGGTCGTCATCGCCGACGACAAGGGCCCCGAATCGCTCGCCGGCGTCATGGGCGGCGAGCATTCCGGCTGCTCCGACGAGACGACAGACGTGCTCATCGAGACGGCGCTGTGGGATCCCGCCAACATCGCCCATACCGGCCGCAAGCTCGGCATCTCCACCGATGCGCGCTATCGTTTCGAGCGCGGCGTCGATCCTGCTTTCGCTCTGCCCGGCCTCGAGCTGGCGACGAAGCTGGTGCTGGAATTCTGCGGCGGTGAAGCGTCGGACATCGTCGTCTGCGGCTCGGCGGAATCGCCGACGCGCCAGCTGCGCTTCCCTTGGAGCGAGACGAAGCGCCTCACCGGCCTCGACGTCTCGCGCGAGGACGCGACGACGATACTGACGCGCCTCGGCTTCATTGTCGAAGCGACGCCGGACGAAGCGCTGGTGAGCGTCCCGACATGGCGCCCGGACATAGAGGGCAAGGCCGATCTCGTCGAGGAGATCGCCCGCATCATCGGCTTCGACAATATCGCCGCCGCGCCCCTGCCCCGCGCAGCAGGCGTCACCGAGCCGGTTCTCACCCTGCTGCAAAAACGCACGCGCGCGGCGCGGCGGGCGCTCGCCGCTCGCGGGCTGGTGGAGGCAGTCACCTGGTCCTTCGTCTCCAAGGAGCAGGCGCAGGCTTTCGGCGTCGCCGACGATCATCGCCTCGCGCTCGCCAATCCGATCGCCGCCGAGCTCTCCGACATGCGGCCGAGCCTGCTTCCCGGGCTCGTGACAGCCGCCGGCCGCAACGCCGCGCGCGGCTTCCCCGATGTCGCTCTGTTCGAGGTCGGACAGATTTTCCAGAGCGAGGACGAGAAGGGTCAGAAGATCGCCGCCGCAGGCCTTCGCCGCGGCCTCGCTTTGCCCGCCGGCGCGGGCCGCCATTGGTCGGCGAAGGAGCGCGCGGTGAGCGTCTTCGACGTCAAGGCCGACGCGCTCGCGCTGCTGCAGACGCTCGGCGTCGCCACCGGCGGCTTGCAGATCGTCGCCGGCGCGCCCGACTGGTATCATCCGGGCCGCTCGGGCGCGCTGCAATTCGGCCCCAAGGCGATCATCGGCCATTTCGGCGAATTGCATCCGCGCGTGCTGCAGGCGCTCGACGTCGACGGGCCGATCGCCGCTTTCGAGATCATCCTCGACGCGCTTCCGGCGCCCAAGGCGAAACCGACAAAGGCCAAGCCGAAACTGGAGCTCTCCGATCTCCAGCCGGTCTCGCGCGACTTCGCCTTTCTATTGGATCGCGCCCAGCCCGCAGGCGATCTCGTCCGCGCCGTGCAGAACGCCGATCGCGCGCTCATCACCGATGTCGCCGTCTTCGACATTTATGAGGGGCCCGGCGTGCCGGAGGGCAAGAAGTCGGTCGGCGTCGCCGTGCTGCTGCAGCCCCGCGACAAAACGCTCACCGACGCCGAACTCGAGGCGCTCGCCCACAAAATCGTCACAGAGGCGAGCAAGAAAACGGGCGCACAATTGAGAGGATGA
- a CDS encoding DNA polymerase III subunit epsilon: MSSTIYFVTDVELDGPDPSRNSMISFASAALDADSGVVGTFEVNIAPLAGRSPDPHTAAWWATQPLAYEASTRDPRAAEEAMIAFADWVESFAGVRVFASRPLMLDGVWIDEYLRRFAGARVFGAPWEGRRLFHGAGLDIGSLLIGLFGWSYAQAHDVAFPADWLGGHEHTHRAIDDALGYANVLHRALRVSAAQPKKHEDFRNVHA, translated from the coding sequence ATGAGCTCAACGATCTATTTTGTCACCGACGTCGAGCTCGATGGACCCGATCCGTCGCGCAATTCGATGATCAGCTTCGCTTCCGCCGCGCTCGACGCCGACAGCGGCGTCGTCGGGACGTTCGAGGTCAATATCGCGCCCCTCGCGGGCCGCTCGCCCGATCCGCATACGGCCGCCTGGTGGGCGACGCAGCCGCTCGCCTATGAGGCGTCGACGCGCGATCCGCGCGCGGCCGAGGAAGCGATGATCGCCTTCGCCGATTGGGTGGAGAGCTTCGCCGGCGTCCGCGTCTTCGCCTCACGCCCACTGATGCTCGATGGCGTCTGGATCGACGAATATCTGCGCCGCTTCGCCGGCGCGCGCGTGTTCGGCGCCCCCTGGGAAGGCAGGCGGCTGTTCCATGGCGCCGGCCTCGATATCGGCAGCCTACTCATCGGCCTGTTCGGCTGGAGCTATGCGCAGGCGCATGACGTCGCGTTTCCCGCCGACTGGCTCGGCGGCCATGAGCATACGCATCGGGCGATCGACGACGCGCTCGGCTACGCCAATGTCCTACACCGCGCCTTGCGCGTCAGCGCCGCGCAGCCCAAAAAGCACGAAGACTTCCGGAACGTTCACGCATGA
- a CDS encoding DUF2442 domain-containing protein, which produces MTILQIDIEDSRPIAAHCDDDFLNVTLADGRELRTPLWWYPRLANASPSARNVVEFMPMGMHWPQIDEDISVASMLRGQKAPGATPPAQIARGASRT; this is translated from the coding sequence ATGACCATTTTGCAAATTGACATCGAGGATAGCCGTCCGATCGCCGCGCATTGCGACGACGATTTCTTGAATGTGACGCTCGCCGACGGCCGCGAGCTGCGCACGCCTCTGTGGTGGTATCCCCGCCTCGCGAACGCGTCGCCTTCGGCGCGCAACGTCGTCGAATTCATGCCGATGGGAATGCATTGGCCGCAGATCGATGAAGACATCAGCGTCGCCAGCATGCTGCGCGGTCAAAAAGCGCCGGGCGCAACGCCGCCCGCGCAGATCGCACGAGGCGCCTCGCGCACATGA
- a CDS encoding DUF4160 domain-containing protein, whose protein sequence is MPSLLRWRGYRFFFYSADGWEPPHIHVVKDGKEAKIWLNDLNLAINLGYSAKELNEIIRKTREERDIFLEAWHDHFAN, encoded by the coding sequence ATGCCATCCCTGCTGCGATGGCGAGGCTATCGCTTCTTCTTCTACTCGGCGGATGGATGGGAGCCGCCTCATATCCATGTAGTCAAGGACGGCAAGGAAGCGAAAATCTGGCTGAACGACCTCAATCTCGCGATCAATCTCGGTTACTCCGCCAAGGAGCTGAACGAGATCATCCGAAAGACGCGCGAGGAGCGCGATATCTTTCTGGAGGCGTGGCATGACCATTTTGCAAATTGA
- the pheS gene encoding phenylalanine--tRNA ligase subunit alpha produces MTDIAELETETLAAIAAAADEAALEAVRVGALGKKGSISALLATLGKMSPDERKTEGAKINALKDKAAEAIAARRGVLQTQALEKRLSAETLDVTLPVQESGQEQGRIHPISQVLEELTAIFADMGFSVAEGPDIESDDYNFTKLNFPEGHPAREMHDTFFFPPGADGKRKLLRTHTSPVQVRTMLSKAPPIRVICPGRTYRCDSDQTHTPMFHQVEGLVIDETTHMGHLKWVLEEFLKAFFEVKSVKMRFRPSFFPFTEPSAEVDVQCRRKDGDIRFGEGEDWMEILGCGMVHPNVLRNCGLDPDKYQGFAFGVGIDRLAMLKYGMSDLRAFFEADARWLTHYGFRPLDFPTLAGGLSG; encoded by the coding sequence ATGACGGATATAGCGGAACTGGAGACGGAGACTTTGGCGGCGATCGCGGCGGCGGCCGACGAGGCCGCGCTCGAGGCCGTGCGAGTCGGCGCGCTGGGCAAGAAGGGAAGCATCTCGGCGCTGCTGGCGACGCTCGGCAAAATGTCGCCGGACGAGCGCAAGACCGAAGGCGCGAAGATCAATGCGCTGAAGGACAAAGCCGCGGAGGCGATCGCCGCGCGTCGTGGCGTGCTGCAGACGCAAGCGCTGGAAAAGCGCCTTTCCGCCGAGACGCTCGACGTCACCCTGCCCGTGCAGGAGAGCGGCCAGGAGCAGGGACGCATTCATCCGATCTCGCAAGTGCTGGAGGAATTGACCGCCATCTTCGCCGATATGGGCTTTTCCGTCGCGGAAGGGCCGGACATCGAAAGCGACGACTATAATTTCACCAAGCTGAACTTCCCCGAGGGGCATCCCGCGCGGGAAATGCACGACACTTTCTTCTTCCCGCCCGGCGCGGACGGGAAGCGCAAGCTGCTGCGCACCCATACGAGCCCGGTGCAGGTTCGCACAATGCTGAGCAAGGCGCCGCCGATCCGCGTGATCTGCCCCGGCCGCACCTATCGCTGCGACAGCGACCAGACGCATACGCCCATGTTCCATCAGGTCGAGGGGCTCGTCATCGACGAGACGACCCATATGGGCCATTTGAAATGGGTGCTGGAGGAGTTTCTGAAGGCCTTCTTCGAGGTGAAATCGGTGAAGATGCGCTTTCGCCCGTCCTTCTTCCCCTTCACCGAGCCGTCGGCCGAAGTCGATGTGCAATGCCGCCGCAAGGATGGCGACATTCGCTTCGGCGAGGGCGAGGATTGGATGGAGATTTTGGGCTGCGGCATGGTGCATCCCAATGTGCTGCGCAATTGCGGGCTCGATCCAGACAAATATCAGGGCTTCGCCTTCGGCGTCGGCATCGACCGTCTCGCCATGCTGAAATATGGCATGTCCGATCTGCGCGCCTTCTTCGAGGCCGATGCGCGCTGGCTCACGCATTATGGATTCAGGCCGCTGGATTTCCCGACGCTGGCGGGCGGGCTCAGTGGGTGA
- a CDS encoding alpha-amylase: MRNSKRSETAASAKTLAVAAALFGVCVGEAAAADAPGKLVAAPAPDVAATTPPPPAPLGVFGADMPPAGKLVVSIIPQFANLSHTLKGTRRVSSEEVAATTPWFGHPTLKLRLVPQNVSVASQTLALAYGITNYWSIVVTGGMIERNLDMLTFQGPTSLNRLGLSHTGTDGLADFTASTIYRVYQDPIHRIQLNLGVSFPTGSTHDTFRLLLPDGSYATSRAFYALQPGAGTFDVMPGIVYAGHIDKWSWGLSYRGRFPLATNPEGYLYGDLHEFNGWAGYSWIKGLTTTFRVNATTQGEIRGLDPMIRGKAQAANPNFYGGQRVELWGGATISGAFIGQDALTIALEGGIPVYQSLNGPQLSKNWQAGMALRWKI; encoded by the coding sequence ATGAGAAATTCGAAACGAAGCGAGACCGCCGCGAGCGCGAAGACCTTGGCCGTCGCCGCGGCGTTGTTCGGCGTTTGCGTCGGGGAGGCTGCGGCCGCCGACGCGCCGGGCAAGCTCGTGGCCGCGCCTGCACCCGATGTGGCCGCCACCACCCCGCCTCCGCCCGCGCCGCTCGGCGTCTTCGGCGCCGATATGCCGCCCGCCGGCAAGCTCGTCGTCTCCATCATTCCGCAATTCGCCAATCTCTCGCATACGCTGAAAGGGACGCGGCGCGTCTCGTCGGAAGAAGTGGCGGCGACGACGCCCTGGTTCGGCCATCCCACGCTGAAGCTCCGGCTCGTGCCGCAGAATGTCTCGGTCGCCTCGCAGACGCTCGCGCTCGCCTATGGCATAACGAATTACTGGTCCATCGTCGTCACCGGCGGCATGATCGAGCGCAATCTCGACATGCTGACCTTTCAAGGGCCGACGAGTCTCAACAGACTCGGGCTCAGCCATACGGGAACCGACGGCCTCGCCGATTTCACCGCCTCGACGATCTATCGCGTCTATCAGGATCCGATACACCGCATTCAGCTCAATCTCGGCGTGAGCTTCCCGACCGGAAGCACCCACGACACATTCCGCCTGCTGCTGCCCGACGGAAGCTATGCGACGAGCCGCGCCTTCTACGCATTGCAGCCGGGCGCCGGCACTTTCGACGTCATGCCCGGAATCGTCTACGCCGGCCATATCGACAAATGGTCCTGGGGTCTGTCCTATCGCGGCCGTTTTCCGCTGGCCACCAATCCAGAGGGCTATCTCTACGGCGATCTGCACGAGTTCAACGGCTGGGCCGGCTATAGCTGGATCAAGGGCCTCACCACCACATTCCGTGTCAACGCCACGACGCAGGGCGAGATTCGCGGGCTCGATCCGATGATCCGCGGCAAGGCGCAGGCGGCCAATCCCAATTTCTACGGCGGCCAGCGCGTGGAGCTGTGGGGCGGCGCGACGATCAGCGGCGCCTTCATCGGCCAGGACGCGCTCACCATTGCGCTGGAAGGGGGCATTCCGGTCTATCAGAGCCTGAACGGCCCTCAGCTCTCCAAGAATTGGCAGGCCGGCATGGCCCTGCGCTGGAAAATCTAG